The proteins below are encoded in one region of Hordeum vulgare subsp. vulgare chromosome 3H, MorexV3_pseudomolecules_assembly, whole genome shotgun sequence:
- the LOC123441362 gene encoding PR5-like receptor kinase, which produces MFLHITPCTKKITSASISALISAAAALLLPCIYVLICYMTGKRNRFLLWKKNTSSTERHYEAMIVSYGSLAPKRYMYSEVMKITSSRNKKLGQGGYGVVFEGKLHDDRLVAVKFLHDCKGNGEEFVNEVMSIGRTSHVNIVSLFGFCLEGSKRALIYEYMCNGSLDRYIYSENPKEILGWERLYAIGIGIARGLEYLHHSCNTRIVHFDIKPQNILLDKDFCPKIADFGLAKLCHTKESKLSMIGARGTIGFIAPEVHSRNFGLVSTKSDVYSYGMMLLEMVGGRKNVKSVVAKSSEKYFPDWIYDHFAQDDGLEACEVTSDIEEIARKMTLIGLWCIQVLPMYRPTITKVLEMFDRNIDEMAMPPKQNFSGLLENSAHNMNLKSASSTRSGETSLVNSGNTQQCPPL; this is translated from the exons ATGTTTCTACATATAACTCCTTGCACAAAGAAAATAACATCTGCTTCAATCTCAGCTTTGATATCAGCAGCTGCAGCACTGCTCTTGCCTTGTATTTATGTGCTTATATGCTATATGACGGGGAAAAGAAACAGGTTTCTCCTCTGGAAAAAGAATACCAGCAGCACTGAAAGGCATTACGAGGCTATGATAGTATCGTATGGATCACTTGCTCCAAAAAGATACATGTACTCAGAGGTAATGAAGATAACGTCTTCTCGCAATAAGAAACTTGGCCAGGGTGGTTACGGTGTGGTTTTCGAAGGAAAGCTACATGATGACCGTCTGGTTGCTGTGAAATTCTTGCATGACTGCAAAGGAAATGGGGAGGAGTTTGTGAATGAGGTTATGAGCATTGGCAGGACCTCTCATGTGAATATTGTTAGCCTGTTTGGATTTTGTTTGGAGGGATCAAAACGAGCTCTTATATATGAGTACATGTGCAATGGTTCCCTAGATAGATACATCTACTCAGAGAACCCAAAAGAAATTTTAGGATGGGAGAGGCTCTATGCGATAGGGATTGGAATAGCTCGTGGACTGGAATATTTGCACCATAGTTGTAACACACGGATCGTCCATTTTGACATTAAGCCTCAAAATATCCTTCTGGACAAGGATTTTTGCCCAAAGATTGCCGATTTTGGTCTAGCTAAACTATGCCATACCAAGGAGAGCAAGCTTTCAATGATTGGTGCTAGAGGAACAATTGGATTCATTGCTCCAGAAGTTCACTCGCGAAACTTCGGACTTGTTTCAACAAAGTCAGATGTTTATAGTTATGGAATGATGTTGCTAGAGATGGTTGGAGGCAGGAAAAATGTGAAATCAGTGGTTGCAAAGTCAAGTGAAAAGTATTTCCCagattggatttatgatcactttGCTCAAGACGATGGATTAGAAGCATGTGAAGTTACAAGTGACATTGAGGAAATTGCAAGAAAGATGACCCTTATTGGCTTGTGGTGCATACAAGTATTACCTATGTATCGCCCTACTATTACCAAAGTTCTAGAAATGTTCGACAGAAACATAGATGAGATGGCCATGCCACCGAAGCAAAACTTCAGTGGACTACT AGAAAATTCAGCTCACAATATGAATCTAAAAAGTGCAAGCTCTACGAGATCTGGGGAGACAAGCCTTGTAAATTCAGGAAACACACAACAATGTCCACCACTTTGA